In Manduca sexta isolate Smith_Timp_Sample1 chromosome 23, JHU_Msex_v1.0, whole genome shotgun sequence, one DNA window encodes the following:
- the LOC115449630 gene encoding transcription initiation factor IIB isoform X2 — protein MICSECGLVVGDRVIDVGSEWRTFSNEKSGVDPSRVGGPENPLLSGGDLSTIIGPGRGDASFDSFGVSKYQNRRNISSTDRALINAFREINTMADRINLPKTIVDRANNLFKQVHDGKNLKGRANDAIASACLYIACRQEGVPRTFKEICAVSKISKKEIGRCFKLILKALETSVDLITTADFMSRFCSNLGLPNSVQRAATHIARKAGELDIVSGRSPISVAAAAIYMASQASEDKRSQKEIGDIAGVADVTIRQSYKLMYPFAAKLFPEDFKFATPIEFLPQM, from the exons ATGATATGCTCAGAATGCGGTCTGGTGGTTGGCGACAG AGTAATTGACGTGGGTTCAGAATGGCGTACGTTCAGCAATGAGAAGTCAGGAGTGGACCCATCTCGTGTTGGTGGGCCGGAGAACCCTCTGTTGTCCGGTGGGGACTTGTCCACAATAATAGGTCCAGGACGAGGAGATGCATCGTTTGACAGTTTCGGTGTGTCCAAATATCAGAATAGGAGGAACATAAGCAGCACAGACAGGGCTCTGATCAATGCATTCCGAGAAATCAACACAATGGCTGATAGGATAAACCTGCCCAAGACTATTGTGGACAGAGCTAATAATTTGTTCAAACAG GTACATGACGGCAAAAACCTGAAGGGCCGAGCAAATGATGCCATAGCATCAGCTTGCTTGTACATAGCTTGCCGACAGGAAGGAGTGCCACGTACATTCAAAGAAATATGCGCCGTAAGCAAGATCAGTAAAAAAGAAATTGGCAGGTGTTTCAAACTGATCTTAAAGGCACTGGAGACCTCCGTGGATCTCATCACGACAGCGGATTTCATGTCTCGGTTTTGTTCAAACCTCGGTCTTCCGAACTCGGTGCAGAGAGCGGCCACGCATATCGCGAGGAAAGCCGGAGAACTGGATATTGTGTCGGGCAGGAGTCCTATATCTGTCGCAGCGGCGGCTATTTACATGGCTTCACAG GCTTCCGAAGACAAACGCAGCCAGAAAGAGATCGGCGACATCGCCGGCGTGGCTGACGTCACCATACGTCAATCGTACAAACTTATGTACCCATTCGCGGCCAAACTGTTCCCAGAGGACTTCAAGTTCGCAACACCCATCGAGTTCCTGCCTCAAATGTGA
- the LOC115449630 gene encoding transcription initiation factor IIB isoform X1: MASTSRIEANKVVCYAHPDAPLIEDYRAGDMICSECGLVVGDRVIDVGSEWRTFSNEKSGVDPSRVGGPENPLLSGGDLSTIIGPGRGDASFDSFGVSKYQNRRNISSTDRALINAFREINTMADRINLPKTIVDRANNLFKQVHDGKNLKGRANDAIASACLYIACRQEGVPRTFKEICAVSKISKKEIGRCFKLILKALETSVDLITTADFMSRFCSNLGLPNSVQRAATHIARKAGELDIVSGRSPISVAAAAIYMASQASEDKRSQKEIGDIAGVADVTIRQSYKLMYPFAAKLFPEDFKFATPIEFLPQM, from the exons ATGGCGAGCACGTCGAG AATTGAGGCAAATAAAGTGGTGTGCTATGCGCATCCAGATGCACCGCTCATCGAGGATTACCGTGCTGGGGACATGATATGCTCAGAATGCGGTCTGGTGGTTGGCGACAG AGTAATTGACGTGGGTTCAGAATGGCGTACGTTCAGCAATGAGAAGTCAGGAGTGGACCCATCTCGTGTTGGTGGGCCGGAGAACCCTCTGTTGTCCGGTGGGGACTTGTCCACAATAATAGGTCCAGGACGAGGAGATGCATCGTTTGACAGTTTCGGTGTGTCCAAATATCAGAATAGGAGGAACATAAGCAGCACAGACAGGGCTCTGATCAATGCATTCCGAGAAATCAACACAATGGCTGATAGGATAAACCTGCCCAAGACTATTGTGGACAGAGCTAATAATTTGTTCAAACAG GTACATGACGGCAAAAACCTGAAGGGCCGAGCAAATGATGCCATAGCATCAGCTTGCTTGTACATAGCTTGCCGACAGGAAGGAGTGCCACGTACATTCAAAGAAATATGCGCCGTAAGCAAGATCAGTAAAAAAGAAATTGGCAGGTGTTTCAAACTGATCTTAAAGGCACTGGAGACCTCCGTGGATCTCATCACGACAGCGGATTTCATGTCTCGGTTTTGTTCAAACCTCGGTCTTCCGAACTCGGTGCAGAGAGCGGCCACGCATATCGCGAGGAAAGCCGGAGAACTGGATATTGTGTCGGGCAGGAGTCCTATATCTGTCGCAGCGGCGGCTATTTACATGGCTTCACAG GCTTCCGAAGACAAACGCAGCCAGAAAGAGATCGGCGACATCGCCGGCGTGGCTGACGTCACCATACGTCAATCGTACAAACTTATGTACCCATTCGCGGCCAAACTGTTCCCAGAGGACTTCAAGTTCGCAACACCCATCGAGTTCCTGCCTCAAATGTGA